The nucleotide sequence ccttgagttTTTCTATGCTAGATGAGTAGTTTTGCCCTTTTTCTTTCCAGCCTTGCAATTCAAATTCCAAAATTGGATAAACATTTTTGCCCTATACTTTTAAGGTGGCAATGCAACTGTAATTGGAGGAGGACAGACAGCTTTAGCATCGCCAGAAGATCTTCTGCCCAATCTGCCGATTCTGCCCTAATCATATTTAATTCTTCCCCCTCCTGATCTCCTCCCGTTCCCTCTCATTCTCTCACACTTTCCTCTCTGTTTTGctctttctatataaaaaaaaagttaacacaAAATGTTGatatgacttaatcataaccgtttAAATAGGAGGATAGGGGAGGGAAGGAAGATTGAGAGAAAAATTAGGAGGGGAGATAACTCTACTCTGGTTTTACAACGTAACTGGATGTTCCAAAACATATACTTTTCCTTAAGATTTCAATATTTAATCTCAATTTGGTCGCAAGTGATAAATAGTCCAGCGAATAGAACCTCCTATTCAGTTTATTGCGTCTTGAGTTTAAactattttcatattttatgaTCAGTGtagtttaaaataataataacgtttgtaataaaaaaaaatctcaaattgcCCAAAAAGCCTTTCACACCAAATCCACAAGGCCTCCAAACTTTCCATAATCTTAGTTAATTATCTTGTACCTAAAGAAATTAatcatttttcatgaaattattcTTGTATTGTGGGGTTTGATGTGGTTGCTGTCATGTAAATTATACTCTATCATATTCCAACCACCTCTTCTACCACACATTCATTGGCAAGCATAAGTTGGTATGGTAGTTTTCATCTAATATATCAATATTTAAGGTGCATGTTAAGATACGAGTATAACGTTATATCGTGTGACAGTATTATAGTATCATATAATAATTTCACATGTTAGTATTGCTCGAATCAAGTACAGTTAGGTTAAGGCCAAAATAATCCTCAACTAATTGACAATTAGAACATATCACCGTCATTGTGATCCAATAAACTAAAAGGACGGTCCCAAGCCAACAAAGTTTCTCGCAAAGCGAGGGTCGCAGAGAAACGTCTAATATGCAGCCTTACCTTTACTTTACAAATATGTTGTTTCCATGACTCGAACTCGTGATTTTTTTGTCACCAAAGAGCAACATTTCCATTGACCAAGGCTTGCTTTGATcccataaataaaaaagaaaaaattatgcaTAGCACAAAAATAACTCTTCTTGAAAACAAGAATCCAATTAAAAATCCATGAGACTAGGTGTGAAAGGATTCTTGTCTATTGATGATTATCTCTACTAATCATCCTCATCAAACTTGGGTTGTGATTATTTCTTTGTCACAAATTATTGGAACAGGTTGACATGATGATAACATAACATGTCAGAACTTGCAAAAACACTATTGTGCAGACAGTTAGACTCTTTTGTACGAATATACCAAGCGAGCCAGGTTTCTTTCGCACTCATCTGACGTTTTATATCGTGTCATACTTTGTATCTGGAATACAAACCAAAATAAGAATCACCAACTAATTAGTCATAACGACAATCCAGCAACATAACACGTCACTTTCCAACGCCAACAACAAAAACAGTAATCGTGGAACAATTCCGCGTGGACAATAGCGAACCAATCCCAAATTACCTTAAATCAATAGTCGATTTCCAAATTAAAgggataaaaattaaaatcacacAGACAAGACTTAAcatcacaacaagaaaaataaatccctttgtttcatttcacttttcaTCCCCGCCAACCTCAAAAAtcttttggggaaaaaaaaaaagcccctcAAAAATCCGACCCAAACACATATAACCGGACCCAACTTCCTCGCGACTAGCgcgcagaaagaaagaaaaacagagaggagagagaaagagacacAGAGGGGAGAGAGACAGAGTCTCACAGTCACAGCCTCGAAGCTATTTGTTGGAGAGTTTGTTGCTCAACGAACGCTTCAACGGCAAATAAAATTCGCGGCCAAAAAAATAGTCCGCCATTTTTGTCTCGCTCACTCTCCTCTTTTCTCTTCCGTGGAGCTTCCAGACGCCCGCACAAGACCCACATTCGCCCATTTTTCTCCTTCCAATTTTCCCCTTCCGAACtcccccaatctttttcttctcttttctctctcgaTTCCCCCCCCCATTTGCCAGAATTAGGGTTAGGTTTCGTCGTGAATCGTCCGGATTTCGATCGCGCCACAGATGTGTAAGTGAAGAGGACgaggaggaaggagaagaagaagaagatcggGTCCTCAGGTTCGAAGATCTGGGGCTTGGGTTTTTCTCGAGAAAGTGAGAGAGCGAGAAAATGAGCGCGTCCAGGTTCATAAAGTGCGTCACGGTTGGGGACGGGGCTGTGGGTAAGACGTGTCTGCTTATCTCCTACACCAGCAACACCTTCCCCACCGTAAGTCTTCAATTCCCAATTCCCAATTCGGTTTAATTTCCCTTccttttttgggaattttaattTCGTGCGCCATTGTTGCAATAGGTGGAATGTATTTGGTAATTGATTTATTGCTTTtaattgggtttttgggtttggtTCTGGGGAAGTTTGATGCCGAATGCAATGAGTTGTTGGTGAATTTGTTGTTTTGGTAGAATAATTATTCACAAATTAGCTTCCTTTGAAAATGTGCTTTGTTGTTCCTTTTGTTTCTGGTGCTGCTATTCGCtgattttgtattatttttagCTCAATCTTGCTGAcgatatttgattgttttaggaaaACATTGGGTGCAAATAATTAGAATGGTATTAATTTTGGTCAAAATTGCCCCTTTTTTTGAGGGGCAATCAAATGTGAAAGGTTTGAAAATAAGTGGGTTATTTGggatttttaaattctttttctgCTCTTGACTTAATTCCTCGGATGTTTGGATTGAGGCGTTTTATAGGAGTTTTTtagatttttgggattttactTTAGCTATTCTGCCTATAAGATGttatttgatgaaattttaaatcttttctCCCTAGAATGTCTGAACTTCCGAACTTTTTGCAATGTGGGTTGTCTGTGATTTCATATTGTTAAGGTTTATAACTTGTAAGGAAGGGGAGATCATTTGTCGTTATGATGTACGGTTTATAACTTTATTCCATATTGTGGTGGGAAACAGGATTACGTGCCAACTGTTTTCGACAATTTCAGTGCAAACGTGGTCGTGAATGGGAGCACTGTTAACCTGGGGCTATGGGACACAGCTGGTAAATATGCGTTGTCACTTCGGTTTTTGTTGACTAGGGGTTGTATGCATATATGTGTTTTAGGTCtgaatttatattttgtgcAACAGGACAGGAGGATTACAATAGATTAAGACCTTTGAGTTATCGTGGTGCTGATGTGTTTATACTGGCGTTCTCTCTCATCAGCAAAGCCAGCTATGAAAATGTGTCCAAGAAGGTGAGATTTTGCCATATGGGATGTATGTGTACAAAATGTGCTGCTGATTATTACTGTTTTGTCTTTACCTTGATGATCTGATGATGAATCTCAAATATATTGATTTCCTTTCCAGTGGATCCCAGAATTGAAGCATTATGCGCCCGGTGTCCCGATTATTCTCGTTGGAACAAAGCTTGGTAAAATTTTTATCTTTCTACTctgtaaatattaaaaaaaagtttcgGCCGCTTTATTAGTCTTATTCCTCAACCGTAGATAAATCTTGAGATAATGGGTCCATTGTTTGAACACATTGAGTGTTTTTATTCAGTGATAGTTCTAACTGCGAAATGTCTTTAAGGAGGGCCCTTCttacttttcttttatcataaAAATTTAATGAGCCAGATCTTCGGGACGACAAGCAGTTCTTTATTGACCATCCTGGTGCTGTCCCAATTACTACCGCTCAAGTAACGTTCTTGTCTTTATTGACCATCCTTGTGCCttatcttcttttcttcttccttataATTAAGATTTATATCTCTACCCTTGTAGGGAGAGGAGCTCAGGAAGCTAATTGGAGCACCAGCGTATATCGAGTGCAGTTCAAAAACTCAGCAGGTATTTATATTATCTATTGCATTATGCGGGGGTATTTTTCATGCCTGAACTGTGACTTATGACGTGTGCTTGCGACTGCAGAATGTGAAAGGGGTCTTTGATGCCGCCATCAGGGTTGTTCTTCAACCTCCGAAgcagaagaaaaaggaaggcgGCAAAGGGAAGGCGTGCTCCATATTGTGATTTGGAAAGTAGGTGTAAAGAGATAATGACCAGCCATCCTGCATGTATTCCCTCACACCCCTTTGTTCCCTAAATCTCGTTTTTCCCTTTTTGTCCTGAAGAAGTTGGAGTCAGTAAGTTGCCGCGTTTGACAATCGTATGGATCTCTCTGTGAAAGCATCAGGTGGTTTGGTGTTGCATTCTTGGAACTGTTGTGATCTCTTAATTGTTGAATTCTATGGTTGGCAACGTTTTCTTAACTCCggctttgatttttttatattgttttaatAGACTGGACTCCCAGTTAGGAAGCCGACCTCGTTTTGCATTGATACAGTTATACTATTACTGTCTGGTGTGCTTGAAGGATTGGGCCTATGcgtttagttttcatttttgtggTTTGCCTCAACACAATGCATCGCTTCGCATGAGATTATTAGGCTTGTCGGTTTTTAACGCTCCTCTTTTAGCCTCTTGCACTCGTCCTGTTGGCAAGTTATAAAAGAGGAGTGTCAAAATCGCTACTCGGTAGATTAAGAACAATATTGGTGAGCTAAGTTTGAGGAACTGGTGGTTTGATTCATTAAGGTGTCCTTCTAGGCCCAAGTTGTAGCCAATTGTACTtgaaaaaataatgtaccttccggtttcaactttcaaatggTAGTGGGAGGCGTTGTAAATTTAGTACTAGTGTAATAGTAATTCTTTTTTggtatttctttttacttgtgAGGTCTTAATTTTGATTTTCGTCGAAGGTAAGTtcgaaccaaattattatggttTGCCATTGTGGCCTATCCTTAAGTCCCCAAATGAGCAGACCCTTGAACTAACGCTTGCAACGAAACAATGACCAGACCAGAGATCCATGCGAGTAAAATCTTTTCATGGAACGATTGCAAGAAGTTAAACTGGAAAAACAACCTGAAGAAAGATGTGGTTGGTTCTGATCGAAGTAGATTCAAAGTCAAATATATGTTGTACATTTGTACCATTGCAGTAACACAATCAGTATACAGAATTCCTCGACGAGTGATTACCCAAAGTAAACGGCCTATAGACCCACCGGTCTCGGAGGAAAATTCAGCATCGGGGAGGATAAAGCTTACAATCTATTCTCTCAACGAAACGACGTCATAAAGGATGAATTCGGTTCCTAGCATCCACCAAGGCAAACTTATCTGCAGCTCTCGCATTAATAACATGCATTCGCTTCGCAGCAAGTCACGCCTTGATGGGCTCATATCTTTCACCAACTGCACCGCCTTTCTGCTTCTGGAACTGAATGTACCGCAGTGTGCTTTTAAAGAAAGCATCTGTAGATGGCTCTGCTACGGCCGAGTCGCTTTGCAGTTCAGTTGTAACCAATTCAATCAGGCTTTGGACTGAAGCAACCGTTATCTGTGGGTTCCCCTTCTCGAAGAAATAGAGGTACCTGAAAACACAACAAAGTAAGGCCTTCTCTTTCCGCAAtagaagaaacagaaaaaatcgGCTTTGGCGTCAGCAACTATTACTTGTTCAGTATTTCAACAAAGAGCGTTACTGAACCGGTGCTACCCCGTGCAGCATTGGACATCTGTTGGGCAGCATTAGCGATTCGTAAAGCTCGCTTTAGGCAAATCAGTACCCTGGATAGcaagtaaaagaaaattaaaacgaATTATAACCAAACAGAACAATAGCAGTTTCAAAGTATGAACCAAGGAATGGCTCCGCTAAGATTCTTATACTCAGAAACCATCCCTTCACTCCTCTGTCCATTTCCACTTAACTCCTAACTGTCCTTCATACAGTTCTTTCACCGTGAACATATCCTTTCGGCACAATAAAGAAAACTGACATGACTTGCACAGCCATAAGCACAACTAAATGGGTTTAGTATAGAAGCCAAATGTTAATACAACACACCTTTCTCCATCCTTCATGCTCTCATGATCATCGACCCAGAAGAGATGTGAGCAAGCATAAACAGCTCGGCACTGATCAGCCTTCTTTAAAAGCTTTGCCGAATACTGGTCAAAGACAAGGCATTAAGTAAGGTTTTCAGTAGAAACGGACAGGCAGCATTATAACTAACGAAATTacgaaattatgaaattatgatTACCCCTGTGGCTTTGTGAGTTAAAGTATCCCTGTTCTCAACACCAAATACATGCATCCTCTGGAGAGTCCCGATTATCAGATGAATGGCAGTCACCTGTGCTTTCGAATCCTATTACAGAAAATTCATGCAAACAAGAAAGATTATATACAATCCAGTAATCAGTATTCAAAAAGGAAAGAGTAGACACAATCCAGTGTTCCAttgaaatcttaaaaaaaaaaaaaaaaatgaaacaggTGAAGAGGCAACCAAATAGGGAAACTCACTGAAATTTCTTCTTCGTAAAGAATATATGCTTGGGTGAAGAATTCATAGGCAACGGGTTCCAAATCACAGTCATTTGCAGCctaattaatgaaaaacaaCAGGCATTAAAATTAGGGATAACATTCTTTAGGTCATGCCATTTATTTGAAAACCGAACATTTCAATGTACCTCAGCACATTGCAAATATAACCGTAATGCCAGTTCAGGTGCTGGAACATTCAACAAAGCCTCAATAGTCTAAAACAATAAACCAGAAGTGTTACTCAATGGCTAGAAAGATCAAAGTCTATGCTCAAACTGTGTAGGATATACGTAATGCAAGCTCTCTGAAAGCTTTCACTAGCATTTACCTGAGTCAAGAGCTGAAAAATTTTCTTTGGTGTGGTTGATGCATCGTCTCCAAATGGATTCTCGTCCTGGGCTTGCAATTTCCTAACCAACTGCACATAACAAATAAAATCAGACGAACACCGCCAAAAAGACCACCAATTCCATTACTCACACCATACTAGTTTGagaaatttcaacaacaaatcgacaaaaataaaaaaagttgacTAGCATCAACACATAATGTGTCCAACTGTTAACATGATTTGGATAGACAGAAGCAAACCTTTAGAGAAGAGAAAACTAGGGGAGGGATAGTAAAGGGCAAACGCGTTGGTCCTCCAACCAGGATGTGCTTCTTCACAGTACATATGATCTGCAATTCAGTGCACGAATTGTGGCAAACATTAGGGATGAATGGTGCTCCAGTTCTTGCAAAATCTCTTGAGAgagaaaaatcaataaacaaagAGTAATCTACATGTACTTCAATTTCTAAAATATATACACAACATGAATTTTCCACGAGTGATATTGCCATGTCTGCCAACACTAGGACCAGTATCCCATAAGCAGGGGTGGGGTGGCATGAAATCAAGGCATGAAAACTCACTGTCACATCAGTTCAAAATGCAAAAACCATTTTCAAGTGCTGGTAACATTTTTCCATATATTAGTACAGAAACATGAGAAAACAATTAATTATGACTCAATTAAAACTTCAAGGGAGTATAACTCAGGAAGACTTCAGAATTAAATACTTGAGAAATCCTCACGGATACTCTTGTAAGGTAAGATTATAAAGACAGAAGGTATGCAAACATATGAAATAGGCACATGAATACCATACTCAAACATATCCAATACCTTAAACATCTCTTCGGGATCATCATTAGAAAACATTTGAATAAGTCGCGCAACTGAATTTTGCTCCTCCTTGAAATCTTCTTCATCAACCTAGAGTTGAAAGAGAAGATATGCTCACACCTCAAGTGTATAGATTCAGAAGAAAATGCACAATATTGTGGAAGCCTAGAGAGGAGCTTTACTATCATCAATAAATGTATGATCGATAACACAGAAATTACCTCATCATTAAGAGTCCCATCCAAATCCTCAATAAGTCCTTTTATTAATTCAAACAAAGCCTCGACCTGTAAAAATTGCATTCCATGTCATTAAGAAGCAATCTCAGTCGAAAGGACAAACCATTAGTTAAGCATACCTTCTCGGCAGTTAAAACATGAGTTGTATTTTTCATAATGCTCTGAATTATAACAGTAGCCATGACTTTATTTGTTCCACTATCAAGGAATTCCAGTACGCGAGGATAATTTGTAAGCTTCAAAGCCGTGACAATATCATTATATTTCTCAAGTGGAGCACTTAAAAGTGCAACCACTTGTTTTGTCGCCCTGCTGTCTtgaatttttccttttccagAGAGTTTCTTAACAAATGAGCCCtggtgaaaagaaaataaatggaaataATTACATATGTGGTGACCTTTTAtagaacaatatatatatatatatatattgatcaaTCAATTTAAATGATAAGATAAATCAAATCTGTGCCACCAGACTTGCAGCACAAGAAATTTATTTACAAGAACAGACTTTACTGGATTATATGTATAGCATAACGTGGAAAGTTACGGTTCATCCAAAGTATATGcaaagaaaaatttgcaaaGGTTGGACTATCCAATTTCGGGCCACATGCAATTTGACCATAAAAATCTGTTTCACTTAGTATAACTTTGATGCGCATAGACGATAGAACTGAGCATAACTATGTTAAGAAAAGTTTGTCAAGGAAACATACCAACACTTGATCAGCATAATCAAGTCGATCAGGGTGCACATGGAGAGTGAATTTAAGAAGCGATGAATATAGAGTGACAACACCGATGATAGGCATGTCAACTTGTGCTTCAATCACCTGCATTGACATATTGTTTAAGTATCAAAACGAATGCAAACAAAtacacaaaaacacaaatacCAAGACAGGAAAGCATATAGATGCAATGAACACTTGGTTACAGTTATACGTACTTATACTGCAGACAAACAAGGTCACAAAAAAGCTCTATGTGTAACCACTTGGTGATAGTAGATATGAAAAGAGATAATTCAAGCATGGCACAACCCTGAACTTAATCATCAATTTATTATACACTAAGATTACCTTTCCAATAGCATTGCTCAGTTTTGAAAAAGCTTCTACTTGTAAAAACTCAGGCAATACTTCTGTACTTGAGGCAGCATAATTTGAAAGTCTTTCCATTAACTGGGATAGAACTGTCTTAATATCAACAGATGGctgaaacaaaaaatgaaattagacAAGAATGGCAGAGAAatgtaataaattaaaaatacgATGATAAATATTATGAACACACAAAATACAAAGTTATCTAACattcttaatcaaatttcaaacaaaagacAAAAGGTTTTCCAAGATTAAGAGTATACCATAAACTATTTGACTATCATTAACTGATTTTATATATGAAGCAAAACACAAATGCAACATTCCATGTATCAATTCTCGGAGACATGATGCTCCATGCATCTTCCTATGAAACATTCAAAGCATTCCATATGGCTTAAAATGAGTGCAACAAGtcataaaacaaaatgtaaaaaatCTCTTACAATAAGAAGGTACACTCCAAAACCAGAACAAATGACAAAAGCACCTTCAGTTTCAAAAGATCAATGCACAAAACCCCATAATGCAAAATAGAAGAAAAGTGACAtgaataaaaaacaatacaGGGTATTAATAAAATTTGTGCATATAATGTTACTGACCTGAAGTTGGGGGCAAGCACCCAACAATACGTCAAGAGTTTGCAAGTGGTACTCATCGGGAAAGACTTGAATTATGCAATCCATCAAATAAAACTGTGCAATCTCATCCTTACAATTGACAACCTGTTAAAAAAAgcaaggtgatgaagccattttTTATGGTTAAGAGGTGGAAGTTACACATCATAAATATTAAAGGATCGATTAAAGATAAAACAGCATCAATCGGACCTGCTCCAGGACTCTGGGAAGCACGGCATCTTTGTACAAATCTAAATCAACACCTTCTATCTGGCTTAGGACGTGCAAGTTTTTACCAACCTAAAGGAACAACAGACATAGAGAAGCCTTCTGTAAGTGTACACTGCATATGCACACAACAATATAGCAGTGAAATCAACCAGCTACCAGTTACTGATATTACAAGATCACGTAGCTCGCTCCTTTCTTTCTCCCGTTTCTCCTTTTCCCGGGCAGGTCCCTGCAGACCAGAAAGCCGGAGAGCAAGCCTCAACTCAGGATCAGCTAAGAGTATGAATGATTCAAAAGCACTACAACACCTGCATGACCAGAAAGCATGCCCTCATGACATATTTTTACCTTCATGACATGCAAGCATTGTGGTACCCGTGCATGTCTAAACCTGAGAGCTCTGTATATAAGTATCAACCAACCTGATGTTGCATCCGCACCCAAAGTTTGTTCATCTCAGTGA is from Pyrus communis chromosome 10, drPyrComm1.1, whole genome shotgun sequence and encodes:
- the LOC137746994 gene encoding rac-like GTP-binding protein ARAC1, with protein sequence MSASRFIKCVTVGDGAVGKTCLLISYTSNTFPTDYVPTVFDNFSANVVVNGSTVNLGLWDTAGQEDYNRLRPLSYRGADVFILAFSLISKASYENVSKKWIPELKHYAPGVPIILVGTKLDLRDDKQFFIDHPGAVPITTAQGEELRKLIGAPAYIECSSKTQQNVKGVFDAAIRVVLQPPKQKKKEGGKGKACSIL
- the LOC137748139 gene encoding vacuolar protein sorting-associated protein 35A-like, giving the protein MISNGVEDEEKWLAAGIAGLQQNAFYMHRALDSNNLRDALKYSAQMLSELRTSKLSPHKYYELYMRAFDELRKLEMFFKEEARRGCSIIDLYELVQHAGNILPRLYLLCTVGSVYIKSKEAPAKDVLKDLVEMSRGVQNPVRGLFLRSYLSQVSRDKLPDIGSEYEGDADTVKDAVEFVLQNFTEMNKLWVRMQHQGPAREKEKREKERSELRDLVGKNLHVLSQIEGVDLDLYKDAVLPRVLEQVVNCKDEIAQFYLMDCIIQVFPDEYHLQTLDVLLGACPQLQPSVDIKTVLSQLMERLSNYAASSTEVLPEFLQVEAFSKLSNAIGKVIEAQVDMPIIGVVTLYSSLLKFTLHVHPDRLDYADQVLGSFVKKLSGKGKIQDSRATKQVVALLSAPLEKYNDIVTALKLTNYPRVLEFLDSGTNKVMATVIIQSIMKNTTHVLTAEKVEALFELIKGLIEDLDGTLNDEVDEEDFKEEQNSVARLIQMFSNDDPEEMFKIICTVKKHILVGGPTRLPFTIPPLVFSSLKLVRKLQAQDENPFGDDASTTPKKIFQLLTQTIEALLNVPAPELALRLYLQCAEAANDCDLEPVAYEFFTQAYILYEEEISDSKAQVTAIHLIIGTLQRMHVFGVENRDTLTHKATGYSAKLLKKADQCRAVYACSHLFWVDDHESMKDGERVLICLKRALRIANAAQQMSNAARGSTGSVTLFVEILNKYLYFFEKGNPQITVASVQSLIELVTTELQSDSAVAEPSTDAFFKSTLRYIQFQKQKGGAVGERYEPIKA